In the Burkholderia multivorans ATCC BAA-247 genome, GGTCACGTGCCGGCCACGCGGCGCTTTCCTTTTCCATGGATCGCGGCTGCGCGCGTCGTGCGGCCGCACGTTTGATCGAAGGTTGTTCCAGTCATGTCACGTCTGAAGGTTCTTTACGGTTTTCATGCGGTGACCGCACGCTTGCGGCACGATGCAGCGACGGTGGTGGAGGTGCTGTACGACCAGACGCGTCGCGATCGCCGCATGCAGGACTTCCTGCACGCCGCGAAGGAAGCGGGCGTGCGGCTGATCGCAGCCGACGAGACGCGTCTGTGGGGGCTCGCGCATACCGAGCGTCACCAGGGCGTCGTCGCGCGCGTCGAAGACCTCCCGCTCGCGCAAAACCTGTCCGAGCTGCTCGACGGCATTCAAGGGCCGGCGCTGTTGCTGGTGCTCGACGGCGTCACCGATCCGCACAACCTCGGCGCGTGCCTGCGCGTCGCCGATGCGGCCGGCGCGCACGCTGTGATCGCGCCGCGCGACCGTGCGGTCGGCCTGAACGCAACGGCTGCGAAGGTCGCGAGCGGCGCCGCCGACACCGTGCCGTACATCACGGTCACGAACCTGGCGCGTGCGTTGCGCGAGCTGAAGGAAGCCGGCGTGTGGATCATCGGCACGTCGGACGAAGCGTCGGCGACGCTGTACGACACGAAGCTCGACGGCCCGGTCGCGATCGTGATGGGCGCCGAAGGCGAGGGCATGCGCCGGCTCACGCGCGACACGTGCGACGAAGTGATGAGCATTCCGATGGCGGGCAGCGTCGAAAGTCTGAACGTGTCGGTGGCGAGCGGCGTATGCCTGTACGAAGCGGTTCGGCAGCGGCGGGCGAAAGGCTGACGCGTCTGCCGCGCCGCACGAGGCATCGCCCGCGTCTGCCGCGCCGCGAGCGCGCAGCACGATGCGCATCGCGCGCCCGCAAGCGCAGCGGCGCGCGTTTTCTTCCGGTTCTCACTCGATGACATCGTTTCGCGTCGGCGCGTCGTGCGCCGCCTTGTGCCTGCTTGCCGCGTGTGCGTCGCCGTCGCTGGTCGAACGCGGCAGCTACTATGCCGATACGAGCCTGCACGCGCGCGGCGCCGATTCGCGGATCCGCTTTCTCGTGATGCACTACACCGAAAGCGACGAGGCGAAATCGCTGCGCACGTTGACGGGCGATACGGTCAGCGTGCACTACGTGGTGCCGGCTCATCCGCGCAGCGAGCGCGGGCAGCCGGTCGTCTATCAGCTCGTGCCCGAAGCCCAGCGCGCGTGGCATGCGGGCGTCAGCGCATGGCAGCAGACGACCGAACTGAACGCGGCATCGATCGGCATCGAGAACGTGAATCGCGGCCCGCTCGATCCGCAGCAGCGCACGTGGCAGCCGTATCCGCCGGAACAGGTCGATGCGCTGATCCGGCTGTCGAAGGACATCGTCGCGCGTTACGGCATCGCACCGACTCGCGTGGTCGGGCACAGCGACATCGCACCGCAACGCAAGATCGATCCGGGCCCGCTGTTTCCGTGGCGCGCGCTCGCACAAGCCGGCGTCGGCGCGTGGCCCGACGACGCGACGGTCGCCGCGCGGCTCGCGGGCCGCGACCCGCATGCGCCCGTCGACGTGCGCGAGCTGCAGGCGAAGCTCGCGCGCTACGGCTACGACGTGCCGATCGACGGCGTGCTCGACACGCGCACGCGCCGCGTGTTTTCGGCGTTCCAGATGCACTTTCGGCCGTCCGACTATGCGGGCGATGCAGATGCCGAGACGGACGCGATCGCGCAGGCGCTGCTCGACAAGTATTTCCCGGGCCAGCCGCCGATGGATGGCGCGCGGTCCGACGTCGATCCGCAGTGAGCGACCGGCGCGCCGAAAACGGGCGGCCGCTTGCGCGAGTCCGGTAAACTGGCGGTTTTTCCGCAATCCTGCAGCATCATCCATCCCATGACTCAAGACGAACTCAAACGCCTGGTCGGCCAGGCCGCCGCCGATTACGTGATCCACAACGTGCCGGAGGGCGCGGTGATCGGCGTCGGCACCGGCTCGACGGCGAACTGCTTCATCGACGCGCTCGCGGCCGTCAAATCGCGCTATCGCGGCGCCGTATCGAGCTCCGTCGCGACGACCGAGCGCCTGAAGTCGCACGGCATCGCGGTGTTCGACCTGAACGAAGTGGAGTCGCTGCAGGTGTACGTCGACGGCGCCGACGAGATCGACGCGAGCGGCGCGATGATCAAGGGCGGCGGCGGTGCGCTGACGCGCGAGAAGATCGTCGCGTCGGTCGCCGACACCTTCGTCTGCATCGCCGACGCGAGCAAGCGTGTGCCGGTACTCGGCGCGTTCCCGCTGCCGATCGAAGTCGTGCCGATGGCGCGCACCGCGATCGGCCGGCGCGTGACGGCGCTCGGCGGCGTGCCGGTGCTGCGCGTGACGAAGGACGGCGCGCCGTACATCACCGATAACGGCAACGAGATCCTCGACGTGAAGGGGCTGCAGATCGCCGATCCGCGCGGTTTCGAGGCGCAGGTCAATGCGTGGCCGGGCGTCGTGACGGTCGGGCTGTTCGCCGCGCGCGGCGCGAATCTGTGCCTGCTCGGCACCGAACACGGCGTCGAGACGATCGTTTATCCGGCGCATTGAAAAACGTCGGCGTGCAATCGGTCAGAACGCGCACATAGCCGTAATGGATTGCATGTTTAAATCTTGAAAAAATCATGGCCCGGCAGGCGCAGCGCGCTTCCCGGGCTTTTTTTGAGGCCGTATAAATCTCCGCGTCAAAAAGAGGGATAACCCTGTCAGGTGTTTACCAGATAGCGGAATGGCGTCGAACTCATCAACTTATAGATCATAAGAACAGTCGTAACCAGGGCCGGCGGAACTGCGGAGCAGGTTTTCGCAAATCGACGCACGGGGAGGTGTCATGGAGCAGGGCAAAGACCGGTCACTGGTCGCCAAAGTGATGGATGGACTTGTCACGGGTATCGTCGAGGACAAGTATGGCGGCATCCTGCCGCCGCAGGACGTGCTATCGAAAGAGTTCGACGTGAGCCGCACGGTGATGCGTGAAGCATTGTCGATGTTGCTGGCGCGCGACATGCTCGACGTGCGTCCGAAAGTCGGCACGCGCGTGCGTCCGATGCGCGACTGGCGCATGATCGACGAAGACGTCGTCAGCTGGCGGTTCCGGGCGAAACCCGATCCGCAGTTCATGCGCGACGTCATCGAGTTCCGCATGCTGATCGAGCCGCGCGCCACCGCGCAGGCGGCCGTGCGTGCGACCGCGACCGACATCGCCGGCATCCGTGAGGCGTTCGAAGCGTTCAAGGTGCTGGAGCCCGGCGATCCCGGCTACGACACGGCGGACGAACTGCTGCATACGCGGATCGTGCAGGCGAGCGGCAACCAGTTCTTCCAGCAGATGGCGGCGATCGTGCGCGGCGCGGTGCGGCTCGTCAATCCGCGCGTCGTGCAGAAGGAAGGCGCGCATGAGGTCGCGGTGCAGGCGCATGCGCGCGTCGTCGACGCGATCGAGCGGCGCGATCCGCGCGAGGCGGAAGCCGCCGCGCTCGCGCTCATCGATTTCAGCGCGGACGAGATCTCGCGCGACTTCTCGGTCGAAGTGCCCGTGCGCGCGTGAGCGCGTTGCCGATCCGGATGCCGGCCCGCCGTTTATCATGACGGCCTGCCGGCGTCGTGCCGGCCGTTGCTCCACGACCGACACGGAAAATCCGGATGAACGACCTCGACCAGCGCCCGGTGCGCTTCGGCATCATCGGCGCGGGCGGCATCGCGCGCCGCTTCGCCCAAAGCCTCGCGCACGTACCGGGCGCCGCGCTTGCCGGCGTATGGGCACGCCGCGCGGACGCGGCCGCCGCGTTCTGCGCGGCCTGCGGCGGTACGCCCGCGGCCAGCGTCGACGCGCTGCTCGCGTCCGACATCGATGCCGTCTACATCGCGACGCTACATGACAGCCACGCGCAGTACGCGCTCGCCGCGCTCGCGGCCGGCAAGGCCGTGCTCTGCGAAAAGCCCGCGACGCTGAACGCGGTGCAGCTCGATGCCGTGCTGCGCGCCGCACACGCCGCCGGGCGGCTGTTCATGGAAGCGATGAAGCCGCCGTTCTTTCCGCTCTACCGCCGGTTGCGCGCACATCTGAACGCCGATCCGATCGGCGAGATCCGGCTCGTGCGGGCAGGGTGCGCATCGTCGACGGTGCCGGCCGAGCATTCGGTGTACCGGCTCGATCGTGCGGGCGGCGCGCTGCTCGATATCGGGATCTACGAAGCCTTTCTGGCCGTCGACTGGCTCGGGGCACCCGTCGACGTGCAGACGCTCGGCCGTCTCGGCCCGACCGGCGTCGACGTGTTCGCAAGCCTGAACAGCCGCCACGCGAACGGCGGCATCGCGCAGCTGTTCTGCGGGCTCGACGTGATGGGGCGCGGCGATGCGCTGATCGCGGCGGCCGGCGGCCACGTGACGATCCACGAGAAATGGTGGAATCCGGCGCGCGCGACGATTCGCTATGCAGACGGCCGCACGGTCGAACTCGATGCGCCGTTCGAAGGCGGCGGGCTCAACTATGAAACCGGGCACTTCTGCGAATTGCTGCGTGCCGGCGAGATCGAAAGCCCGATCGTCACGCATGCGCATTCGCGGCAGATGATCGCGATGACCGACGCGGCACGCGCCGCGCTCGGTGTCCGTTATCCGGACGAGTGACGGTGCGGCGCGCGGCGCAGCGCGTGCCGCGCGGCCGCGGTCAGTGCCGTGCCGGCAGCGACAGGCGCTTCTCGTACCAGCGCTGCACCCACTCGAGGATCTGGCATAGCACCCAGTAGATGGCCGCGGCCGCGAGATAGAGCGGCAGCGGCTGATAGGTCGCGGCGATCATTTCCTGCGCGCTGCGCAGCAGCTCGGTCACGGTGATGACGGACACGAGCGAGGTGTCCTTGATCAGGCTGATCAGGCTGTTCGACAGGCTCGGCACCGCGATGCGCAGGGCCTGCGGTCCGATCACGTAGCGCAGCGTCTGCCCCCACGACAGCCCGAGACTGTACGCGGCGAGCCACTGGCCGCGCGCAATCCCGTTGATTGCGCCGCGCATGCTTTCGGACATGTACGCGGCGACGTTCGCGGACAGCGCGATCACGCCGGCCGGCGTCGGATCGAGCGAGATGCCGAGGCTCGGCAGGCCGTAGTAGATCACGAAGATTTGCACGAGCAGCGGCGTGCCGCGCATCAGGCTGACGTAGGCGCGCGCGAGCCACGCCAGCGCATTGACCCAGATGCGCTCGAAGCCTTCCAGCGGTTCGCCTTGCCGGATGCCCATCATCGCCAGGACGACGGCGCCGAGCAGGCCGAACACCATCGACAGCACGGCGACTTGACGGTCAGAACGGCGCCCTGGGCGAGCACCGGCAGCGATTGGACGAGCAGGGACGTGGTCGACATGGAGTACGGAACGGATGCGTGCGCGAAAGCGCAATCATAAACCGGACGAATAAAACAAAGGGCGGCATCGTTGCAGATGCCGCCCTTGTCGGTCCGCCGTCAGGCGGCGCGTGGAGGCCGGAGGGCGCTTACTTCAGCGGCTTCGTCACGTCGATGCCGAACCACTTGTCCGAGATCTTCGTGAACGTGCCGTCGGCTTCGAGCTGCGTCATCGCGTCGTCGATCGCCTTCTGGAACTTCGGGTTGCCCTTCTTGAACGGAATGCCCGACGGATTCGCCGAGCCGACGTTCGCGCCCGGGCGCAGCGGCAGCTGCGAATTCTTCGTCAGGTACGCGAGCATCAGGCGGTCGTTGAGTGCCGCGTCGAGACGGCCGGCCGCGAGGTCGCGCAGATACTCGGGCGCGCCCGGATACGTCTTCACGTCGATGCCCGGCACCGACTTCGCCATGTCCATGTAGTTCGTGCCGAGCGCGACGCCGAGCTTCTTGCCCTTCAGGTCTTCGAGCGACTTGAACTGGCGCGTGTCGTCCTTGCGCTGGATCAGCTGCGCGGACGAATACGTATAAGCCGGCGAGAAGTCGAGCGTTTCCTTGCGCTTGTCGGTGATGCCGACCTGGTTGACGATCACGTCGAACTTGCCGGCCTGCAGGCCGGCGATGATGCCGCTCCATTCGGTCGTCACGAATTCCGGCTTCACGCCGAGCTTCGCGGCGACGGCCTTCGCGATGTCGACGTCGAAGCCGACGAGCTCGCCTTGCGGATTCTTGGAGTTGAACGGCGGGAACGTGCCCTCGAGGCCGATCCGCAGCGTGCCGCGTTGTTTGACCTGGTCGAGGAGGTCGGCCGCATGCGCGGTCGCGGCGGCGAACGACGTGCCGATCAGACCGGCAACCAGCAGCTTCTTCAGCAGCGCAAATTTCATCGTGTGAGCTTCCTTGCCCCGGCGGGGCTCATGATCTGACAATGGCGTCGATCATAGCAAAAATACAATCGACGTCAAAATATCGTTTGTTTATGCCTATATTACGCGGCACGCTCGCGCGCGATCGCCTTCACGCATTCGGCCACGAGCGCAGGGCCGCGATAGATGAAGCCGGTATAGAGCTGGACGAGCGATGCGCCGGCCGCGAGCTTCGCGCGCGCGTCATCGCCCGAGAAAATGCCGCCGACGCCGATGATCGGCACCGCGCTGCCGACTTCCGCGTGCAGTTTGCGGATCACCTCGTTCGACGCATCGAACACCGGGCGGCCCGACAGCCCGCCCGCTTCGTCCGCGTGCGGCAGGCCTTGCACGGCGGCGCGCGACAACGTCGTGTTGGTCGCGATCACCGCTTCGATCTTGTGGCGCAGCAGCGTATCGGCGATCGCCTTGACCTGTTCGTCGT is a window encoding:
- the rpiA gene encoding ribose-5-phosphate isomerase RpiA; its protein translation is MTQDELKRLVGQAAADYVIHNVPEGAVIGVGTGSTANCFIDALAAVKSRYRGAVSSSVATTERLKSHGIAVFDLNEVESLQVYVDGADEIDASGAMIKGGGGALTREKIVASVADTFVCIADASKRVPVLGAFPLPIEVVPMARTAIGRRVTALGGVPVLRVTKDGAPYITDNGNEILDVKGLQIADPRGFEAQVNAWPGVVTVGLFAARGANLCLLGTEHGVETIVYPAH
- a CDS encoding cystine ABC transporter substrate-binding protein codes for the protein MKFALLKKLLVAGLIGTSFAAATAHAADLLDQVKQRGTLRIGLEGTFPPFNSKNPQGELVGFDVDIAKAVAAKLGVKPEFVTTEWSGIIAGLQAGKFDVIVNQVGITDKRKETLDFSPAYTYSSAQLIQRKDDTRQFKSLEDLKGKKLGVALGTNYMDMAKSVPGIDVKTYPGAPEYLRDLAAGRLDAALNDRLMLAYLTKNSQLPLRPGANVGSANPSGIPFKKGNPKFQKAIDDAMTQLEADGTFTKISDKWFGIDVTKPLK
- a CDS encoding Gfo/Idh/MocA family protein; the encoded protein is MNDLDQRPVRFGIIGAGGIARRFAQSLAHVPGAALAGVWARRADAAAAFCAACGGTPAASVDALLASDIDAVYIATLHDSHAQYALAALAAGKAVLCEKPATLNAVQLDAVLRAAHAAGRLFMEAMKPPFFPLYRRLRAHLNADPIGEIRLVRAGCASSTVPAEHSVYRLDRAGGALLDIGIYEAFLAVDWLGAPVDVQTLGRLGPTGVDVFASLNSRHANGGIAQLFCGLDVMGRGDALIAAAGGHVTIHEKWWNPARATIRYADGRTVELDAPFEGGGLNYETGHFCELLRAGEIESPIVTHAHSRQMIAMTDAARAALGVRYPDE
- the rlmB gene encoding 23S rRNA (guanosine(2251)-2'-O)-methyltransferase RlmB, whose translation is MSRLKVLYGFHAVTARLRHDAATVVEVLYDQTRRDRRMQDFLHAAKEAGVRLIAADETRLWGLAHTERHQGVVARVEDLPLAQNLSELLDGIQGPALLLVLDGVTDPHNLGACLRVADAAGAHAVIAPRDRAVGLNATAAKVASGAADTVPYITVTNLARALRELKEAGVWIIGTSDEASATLYDTKLDGPVAIVMGAEGEGMRRLTRDTCDEVMSIPMAGSVESLNVSVASGVCLYEAVRQRRAKG
- a CDS encoding N-acetylmuramoyl-L-alanine amidase, which produces MTSFRVGASCAALCLLAACASPSLVERGSYYADTSLHARGADSRIRFLVMHYTESDEAKSLRTLTGDTVSVHYVVPAHPRSERGQPVVYQLVPEAQRAWHAGVSAWQQTTELNAASIGIENVNRGPLDPQQRTWQPYPPEQVDALIRLSKDIVARYGIAPTRVVGHSDIAPQRKIDPGPLFPWRALAQAGVGAWPDDATVAARLAGRDPHAPVDVRELQAKLARYGYDVPIDGVLDTRTRRVFSAFQMHFRPSDYAGDADAETDAIAQALLDKYFPGQPPMDGARSDVDPQ
- a CDS encoding FadR/GntR family transcriptional regulator, whose protein sequence is MEQGKDRSLVAKVMDGLVTGIVEDKYGGILPPQDVLSKEFDVSRTVMREALSMLLARDMLDVRPKVGTRVRPMRDWRMIDEDVVSWRFRAKPDPQFMRDVIEFRMLIEPRATAQAAVRATATDIAGIREAFEAFKVLEPGDPGYDTADELLHTRIVQASGNQFFQQMAAIVRGAVRLVNPRVVQKEGAHEVAVQAHARVVDAIERRDPREAEAAALALIDFSADEISRDFSVEVPVRA